The Desulfatiglans anilini DSM 4660 genome includes the window CGTTCAACAAAAATTGCGTGTACCCATGGCGAGGCAGGATGTTGCTTTTCGTGAGGTCCAAGACATGCTGAGGCATCAGGTGATTCTTGATCTTCGCAAACACCAACCGCGAGGGAATGCCGGCGGCTCTTCCCATAGCTGCAAGCAGCACAGCCTTTTGTACACAATAACCCTTCTTCCATTCGAGAACGCGGGAAGCCGTGAAATCCTCCAAGAACACCGAAATCATATAGGGGCTGTAGCGGATTTCATCCCTCACAAAATAGAAAAGTTGAACGGCCTTTTCGGTGTCGTCTTTACATTTGAGAATCAGATCCTTGGTCGCGCGCTCGACATCCGGGTGGCCACAATCAAGGGTGGACGTAGGTCTCAAGAATGCCTGAATCTCATCGCCGTGGCCGGTTGTTCGATCGTTATGCATAAAATCATCTCCGGAATTCAAAAAGGCCTTAAAATGGCCGCTCTAAGCCTCAAATTGAGCCTTTTTTCGACACATATTCGTTTATTATCAAAATGTTATCTTGGTCCGACCCCAGTTACACAGTTATACCCGATACTAGTCGACCAGCATCAGGCAGTAAAGATTCTGCGTTTCGGTCTTGTCCCTTAAGGGCTGGATGGGAAACCCGTTGTTGCGTGCAGTTTGGTAGACGTCGATCCCGCACGCCTCCATAGCCGGTCTTGCGCGATCGCGGAAGCGGCAGGGAGCCCCTTTCAACTTCTCACATGCCTCGCATAGATGGCAAGGCCCCTCGAGCAATATAAGAGCCTTGTAATAACCATCTTTGAACATCTCGCCTTCCAGCGTCACGAGTTCGTCCAGGAA containing:
- a CDS encoding transglutaminase-like domain-containing protein, with amino-acid sequence MHNDRTTGHGDEIQAFLRPTSTLDCGHPDVERATKDLILKCKDDTEKAVQLFYFVRDEIRYSPYMISVFLEDFTASRVLEWKKGYCVQKAVLLAAMGRAAGIPSRLVFAKIKNHLMPQHVLDLTKSNILPRHGYTQFLLNGRWINLAPTFDKALSEKNDLPLVEFDGENHAVLPSLNRKGEPWIEYLEKFPFYADLPFDWIVEKTSQLVGKDKRSWLNRPSA